One Nomascus leucogenys isolate Asia chromosome 22a, Asia_NLE_v1, whole genome shotgun sequence DNA segment encodes these proteins:
- the GPR1 gene encoding G-protein coupled receptor 1, with product MEDLEETLFEEFENYSYDLDYYSLESDLEEKVQLGVVHWVSLVLYCLAFVLGIPGNAIVIWFTGFKWKKTVTTLWFLNLAIADFIFLLFLPLYISYVAMNFHWPFGIWLCKANSFTAQLNMFASVFFLTVISLDHYIHLIHPVLSHRHRTLKNSLIVIIFIWLLASLIGGPALYFRDTVEFNNHTLCYNNFQKHDPDLTLIRHHVLTWVKFIVGYLFPLLTMSICYLCLIFKVKKRSILISSRHFWTILVVVVAFVVCWTPYHLFSIWELTIHHNSYSHHVMQAGIPLSTGLAFLNSCLNPILYVLISKKFQARFRSSVAEILKYTLWEVSCSGTVSEQLRNSETKNLCLPETAQ from the coding sequence ATGGAAGATTTGGAGGAAACATTATTTGAAGAATTTGAAAACTATTCCTATGACCTAGACTATTACTCTCTGGAGTCTGATTTGGAGGAGAAAGTCCAGCTGGGAGTTGTTCACTGGGTCTCCCTGGTGTTATATTGTTTGGCTTTTGTTCTGGGAATTCCAGGAAATGCCATTGTCATTTGGTTCACGGGGTTCAAGTGGAAGAAGACAGTCACCACTCTGTGGTTCCTCAATCTAGCCATTGcggatttcatttttcttctcttcctgcccCTGTACATCTCCTATGTGGCCATGAATTTCCACTGGCCCTTTGGCATCTGGCTGTGCAAAGCCAATTCCTTCACTGCCCAGTTGAATATGTTTGCCAGTGTTTTTTTCCTGACAGTGATCAGCCTGGACCACTATATCCACTTGATCCATCCTGTCTTATCTCATCGGCATCGAACCCTCAAGAACTCTCTGATTGTCATTATATTCATCTGGCTTTTGGCTTCTCTAATTGGCGGTCCTGCCCTATACTTCCGGGACACTGTGGAGTTCAATAATCACACTCTTTGCTATAACAATTTTCAGAAGCATGATCCTGACCTCACTTTGATCAGGCACCATGTTCTGACCTGGGTGAAATTTATCGTTGGCTATCTCTTCCCTTTGCTAACAATGAGTATTTGCTACTTGTGTCTCATCTTCAAGGTGAAGAAGCGAAGCATCCTGATCTCCAGTAGGCATTTCTGGACAATTCTGGTTGTGGTTGTGGCCTTTGTGGTTTGCTGGACTCCTTATCACCTGTTTAGCATTTGGGAGCTCACCATTCACCACAATAGCTATTCCCACCATGTGATGCAGGCTGGAATCCCCCTCTCCACTGGTTTGGCATTCCTCAATAGTTGCTTGAACCCCATCCTTTATGTCCTAATTAGTAAGAAGTTCCAAGCTCGCTTCCGGTCCTCAGTTGCTGAGATACTAAAGTACACGCTGTGGGAAGTCAGCTGTTCTGGCACAGTGAGTGAACAGCTCAGGAACTCAGAAACCAAGAATCTGTGTCTCCCGGAAACAGCTCAATAA